The Anaerotignum faecicola DNA window GACAGTATCCTTTAACACGGTGTCGCTGAACTCCTGTTTCATGCGGACATCCGCCTCCGCCTCCATTAAGTTCACGCGGGCATAGACGCCCTCCAGAGAATTTAATGCATTCTCCACCCGGATGGCGCAGTTGCCGCAGGACATCCCGTCC harbors:
- a CDS encoding heavy-metal-associated domain-containing protein; translated protein: DGMSCGNCAIRVENALNSLEGVYARVNLMEAEADVRMKQEFSDTVLKDTVKDAGYTVYRITTVNDSISQ